Within Gilvibacter sp. SZ-19, the genomic segment TTAGACCGGAAGCGCATTAAATAAAATTTATTTTTTTGGGCGCCTGGTGAAGTAGTGCAAAGCTCACTTCACCACCGCGCTCTCCGCTGTATCTTGTCGCTTTGCTCCAAGGATGCCGCTGCGACAAGCCTAGAAGCGAACTGCGTTCTGCTTCTAGGTCGCTGGCGCGGGTTTGATCATTTCCATCAGATATGATTATTATATTCTCTAAATCTAGTGGTTTGCTAATCTAATTTTATACTTTCGTTGCGTATTGAATTTCAGCGACCTATGATTCCCCCACAATATCCTGAAAATGAATTTGAACGTCAGATAGCTGTAGAGAAGTATCAGCTGTTAGACACCTTACCAGAAGAAAGCTTTGACAATATCACTGCCCTGATGGCTTTGGTTTGCGAAGCTCCAATTTCTTTGGTTAGTTTGTTAGATAGAGAGCGTAATTTTTTGAAGTCGCATCACGGTATTCCTTTTAATGAATCGCCCAGAGAGATCTCCTTTTGCGGACATGCGATTAATTCTGACGATCAAATCATGATCGTTGAGGATGCGCGTAAGGATGAGCGATTTCATGATAATCCATTAGTGTCAGAGCATCAAGCGGTCTTCTATGCAGGTGCTCCCTTGGTGGATCCAGACGGCTACCGATTGGGAACCCTTTGCGTTTATGATACCAAACCCCGGACCTTAACAAGTCAGCAGCAAGAGGCTCTAATTGCTATGGCACAACAAGTCATACGACTTTTTGAAGCACATTATAAGAATCTCAAATTGGAGAAGCTTCAAAAGACCTTGGAACAACGCAATGACAACCTCGAAAAATTTGCCGGTGTGGTTTCGCACGATCTCAAGTCTCCATTGGCGCAAATTACCGCTTTGACACAGCTGATCGAGCAGGACAATCAGGCCAACTTGGATGAAGAAACAAGACAATATCTAGAATACATCAAGGAATCCTCAGATACCTTGCGCGATTATATAGACGGTGTTTTGAGGTTTTATAAAACCGATGAGGCCTTAAAACAGGCACATTCCTGGGAAAAAAGTGAAGCGTATTTTAAGGATTTACTAGGTCTGTTCCGCGCAGATGAATCTGTTCACTTTGAGTTGGATGTAGTTCCCTCTAAGCTACACATGAATAAAGCAGCCTTAACACAGATCTTTGTGAATTTGATCGCCAATGCCATCAAACATAACGATAAGGAGCAAGCGGTAATCACCATACGCTGCCGAGAATTAGAGAAAGCTTATCGCTTTGAGGTCTCCGACAATGGTCCTGGAATCCCTGAGGAATCTCAGGAAGCTGTCTTTGAATTATTCACCGCGCTGCAATCCACAGATAAGTTCGGGCGAACCAGCACGGGGATAGGATTGGCGACAGTTAAAAAAGTGATTGACAGTCTAAAGGGAAGCATTCAGCTGGAATCCGAAAACGGGAACGGAACTACTTTTAGGTTTGAGTTGCCGATGTAGTTTGGATGTTTGATGGTGGCACCCGCGTAAGCGGAGGGCCTAAATTGCAGGATTCTTTGCTGCGCAAAGTTCCTGACAAAGCTCCATAGTCTAAATGGAAAGCTCAAAACCTTATCGAACGAAGTTTTGAAAAAACCAAAGGTCTGGTAGACCTTTGAGTGAGATAGCCGCGAAAGCGGAAGGCAGAAATCAGGATTCTTTGCTTTCACCTGCGCTAAAGCTACGGTGAACAAAGACGCAAAGTTCCTGACAAAGCTCTCTCTTGAAAATAAGAAACCAACCCACGCCTTAAGCGTGGGTTTTGATTTTTCCGTTTATTCCAAAATTCAAGTAAACTTGATTTTTCCATAAACGAAAAAACCACACTCGGTTGAGTGTGGTTTCATGCTTGTGGTGACCTCGGCAGGATTCAAACCTGCAACCTCTTGAGCCGTAATCAAGTGCACTATTCAGTTATGCTACGAGGCCGTTGTTTACCTTTTTAGGCGGGTGCAAATATATTTCTTTTTAAATTTACGACAAAGCCAATTATTTAAAAAATTAATGGATCTCAATCAGTTTATTCGCATCGTGCCGGACTTCCCTAAACCCGGAATCAGTTTTAAAGACATAACTCCTTTATTGTTAGATCCTCAGGCGAGAGACTATTGCCTACAGCAACTGGTGGAGCCTTTAAAAGATTTACAGGCTACCAAAGTGGTTGGGGTAGAATCTCGAGGATTTTTCTTTGGGATGGCCATTGCGCAAGAGCTCGATCTCGGGTTTATCCCTGTGAGAAAGCCTGGAAAGTTACCCTATAAGACGGCTTCACAGATTTACGATCTGGAATACGGAACAGATACTATAGAGATCCACAGTGATGCTATTGTTCCCGGAGATCGCGTGATCATGCACGACGATGTCTTGGCTACAGGAGGTACTGCCGCAGCGGCCTGTACCTTGATAGAATCTCTAGGGGGAGAAGTAATGGCTTGTAGTTTTTTAATGGAGCTCAGCTTTCTCGATGGAGCAGCAAAACTCCAAGGCCATAAGTCATACAGTGTGCTGCGCTATTGATCTAAGGCCTTTTT encodes:
- a CDS encoding adenine phosphoribosyltransferase produces the protein MDLNQFIRIVPDFPKPGISFKDITPLLLDPQARDYCLQQLVEPLKDLQATKVVGVESRGFFFGMAIAQELDLGFIPVRKPGKLPYKTASQIYDLEYGTDTIEIHSDAIVPGDRVIMHDDVLATGGTAAAACTLIESLGGEVMACSFLMELSFLDGAAKLQGHKSYSVLRY
- a CDS encoding ATP-binding protein produces the protein MIPPQYPENEFERQIAVEKYQLLDTLPEESFDNITALMALVCEAPISLVSLLDRERNFLKSHHGIPFNESPREISFCGHAINSDDQIMIVEDARKDERFHDNPLVSEHQAVFYAGAPLVDPDGYRLGTLCVYDTKPRTLTSQQQEALIAMAQQVIRLFEAHYKNLKLEKLQKTLEQRNDNLEKFAGVVSHDLKSPLAQITALTQLIEQDNQANLDEETRQYLEYIKESSDTLRDYIDGVLRFYKTDEALKQAHSWEKSEAYFKDLLGLFRADESVHFELDVVPSKLHMNKAALTQIFVNLIANAIKHNDKEQAVITIRCRELEKAYRFEVSDNGPGIPEESQEAVFELFTALQSTDKFGRTSTGIGLATVKKVIDSLKGSIQLESENGNGTTFRFELPM